CATGAGCCGCATCCTGCTGGCGTTCCTGATCGACGCGCTGGTGCTGGCCTACCCGGCCTATCTCGGCCTGCAATACCGCAAGCTGCCGCCGATCCACGACATCACCACCGATCCGATCGATCCGCCGCGCTTCGAAGCGCTGGCGCGGTTGCGCACCGGCGAAGGCGCCAATACCGCGGTCTATGCCGGTCTCTATTCCGCCGAACAGCAACGGCTGGCCTATCCCGATATCGAGACCGTCGAACTCGAGGTTCCGGCGCAGCGGGCCTTTGAGGTCACGCTGGCGCTCGTCACCAAGCGCAAATGGCTCGTGATCGACGAACGCGCGCCGCAGCCGCCGCGCCGCATCGGCCGCATCGAGGCGGTGGCGCGGACGCCGATCATGGGATTCCGCGAGGACGTCTCGATCCGCATCACCCCCGACGGCGAGGGCTCGCGCGTCGATATCCGCTCCTCGTCGCGCTATTTCGAGAGCGATCTCGGCAGCAACGCCGCGCGCATCGCCAAGCTGATCGAGGACATCAACAGCGCCGTCGACAACGCCAAGCCCGTAGTGAAGAAACCGCAGGCGCCGGCGAAGCCGCAGGGCAAGACGGTGAAGAAGTGAAGGGGCGAATGGCGAATGAGAAG
The genomic region above belongs to Bradyrhizobium sediminis and contains:
- a CDS encoding DUF1499 domain-containing protein; the encoded protein is MARRFSAPYQSEPVSSLATWARNLAVFSVVAVLVSILIVRFGFLEVRPALATFFGALACAGLSILTGFAAFVAIWQNGSRGMSRILLAFLIDALVLAYPAYLGLQYRKLPPIHDITTDPIDPPRFEALARLRTGEGANTAVYAGLYSAEQQRLAYPDIETVELEVPAQRAFEVTLALVTKRKWLVIDERAPQPPRRIGRIEAVARTPIMGFREDVSIRITPDGEGSRVDIRSSSRYFESDLGSNAARIAKLIEDINSAVDNAKPVVKKPQAPAKPQGKTVKK